Within Staphylococcus sp. NRL 16/872, the genomic segment ACCAAGCTTCAAATTTAGATGGCGCTAAATTAATACCTTGATTTAACATTAATTTAAAGAATTTAGCAAATGCTTCACCATCTGAATTTTCTACTTGTTCATAATGCGTAATTTTTTCATCTGTGAAATATAAAGTTAATGAACCATAAACGCGGTTTATCGTAGCTGTAATATTATGTTTGTCAATTAACTTATTAAGTCCATCTTCTAAGCGTTTACCTAGAGCATCTAATTTTTCATAAACGCCTTCTTGTTCTAACACTTCTAATAATGCAATACCAGCTCTCATTGAAAGAGGGTTACCAGCCATAGTACCAGCTTGATAAGCAGGACCTAAAGGCGCAACATGCTCCATAATATCTTGACGGCCACCATAGCCACCGATTGGTAAACCACCACCGATAATTTTACCGAAAGCAGTTAAATCAGGATAAACATTTAATAAATCTTGAGCGGCACCATAATGGAAGCGGAAAGCTGTGATTACTTCATCATATATGACTAATGCACCATAATCATGTGTAATCTTATTTACTTCTTCTAAAAATCCAGGTTGAGGTTCTACCATACCAAAGTTACCGACGATAGGTTCAACTAATACTGCAGCAACTTCATCGCCCCAATGTTTCATAGCTTCTCGGTAAGACTCAACATCATTAAACGGAACAGTGATGACTTCTCTAGCTACACTTTCTGGTACACCAGCAGAGTCTGGAGAGCCTAATTGTGAAGGGCCACTACCAGCAGCAACTAAAACTAAATCAGAGTGACCATGATATGAACCTGCAAATTTAATAATCTTATTACGCTTAGTATAAGCGCGTGCGACTCGAATAGTAGTCATTACCGCTTCAGTACCAGAGTTAACGAAACGAATTTTTTCTAATGACGGGATAGCTTCACGTAATTTTTTACTAAAATCAATTTCTAATTCAGTAGGGGTACCATATAATACACCTTTTGCTGCTTGATCTTGAATCGCTTCAGTAATATGAGGATGTGCATGTCCAGTAATAATAGGACCATATGCTTGTAAATAATCTATAAATTTATTGCCATCGACATCATATAAATATGCACCATGACCTTCACGCATTACTACTGGCGCACCGCCACCCACTGCTTTATAAGAACGAGAAGGCGAATTAACTCCACCTAAAATATACTCATTAGATAACTTTTGAAGACGTTCACTCTCAGTGAATTTCATTTAGTATCAACCTCTCTTGTTTTAATAATATTCATTACTATCGTATCATATAACTAATAATAAGAAGAAATAGGTGAAATTATGTTAAATAAAGGTGAACAATTTCCAGAATTTAAATTAGAAAATCAAAATGGTGAATGGATAACTAATGAAACACTTAAAGGCAATAAAGCAATCTTATATTTTTATCCTAGAGACAATACGCCGACTTGTACTACAGAAGCATGCGATTTTAGAGACAATTTAGCATTATTTAATGATAGGGATGTCCAAGTTTACGGTATTAGTGGAGATTCTAAGAAAAAACATCAAAATTTTATTAACAAACATAATTTGAATTTTGATTTATTAGTAGATGAAGATTATCAACTTTCTAAAGCTACTGGCGTTTATCAACTGAAGAAATCATTTGGCAAAGAGAGTATGGGAATTGTACGTACTACGTTTGTAATTGATGAAGACGGTTATATTATAGATGTCATTGAAAAAGTGAAAGTAAAAACACAATTAGATGAGCTTAAACAAATATTGGGGTGAACTCTATGAAGATCGTTAGCTTAAAGAGACTTGGAGATATAGAAAGTGAGTTGAAAAATAAATATCCAGATTTGGATTTTTCATTTTTCAAAAAAGCAGAAGAAATTCCTGAAGAATTAAAAAAGGAGTTAGATATATTAATTGGTTACTCTAGTGGCGTTGATAAAGCGTTTATAGAGTCATGTCCAAATTTAAAATGGATTGCATGGTACGCTACTGGCGTTAATAATCTACCGTTAGAGCATATAAAAGAACGCGAAATCATCTTAACTAATACAAGAGGTGTGCAAGCTAAGCAATTAGCTGAATTTATCTTAGCGTTTATATTAGATGATTATAAAAAAATGCGTACATCATATATAAATCAAAAAGAACATAAATATGATTCTACTTTAACTGGTAGACGTTTAGATGGAGAGGAAATTTTGTTTTTAGGCACAGGAGCGATAGCGCAACGTACGGTTAAATTATTATCACCATTTGAAGTAGAAATTGTGGGAGTTAGTAAATCAGGTAGAGAAAAACCTGGATTTAATCAAACTTTTAAAATTGAAGATTTGGACAATATAATAGGAGAAGCCGATATTGTTATTAATTCGCTCCCAGAAACTCAAGAAACGTATCATTTATTAAATCAATCACATTTCAAAAAAATGAAAAATGAAGCGCTCTTTATCAATGTAGGTAGAGGAACGATCATTGCTGAAGAAGATATAGTTGAAGTATTGAAGAATAGATTGATTCGTCATGCTTATTTAGATGTATTTGAAAATGAACCACTCGAAGCGGATAATCCATTATATAATTTAGATAATGTAACAATTACCGCTCATATTACAGGTAATGACGTTAGTATAAAAAAAGACGCTACAGAAATATTTGAAAGAAATTTAGATGATTTTCTCAATAAGAAAGAAGTAAATGAGAATAGAGTTGACTTAGATAAGGGATACTAGTTGAAAAATACTGTACTTATTGACAGCACAGTTTCCCAACAGTTATATTAATATTAACTAATAATAATTATTAAGTAGAAAGATGGTGAATTCAATGAGTGCAGAGTTAGAATCAATAGAACATGAACTAGAAGAATCAATTGCAGCTTTAAGAAAAGCAGGCATCAGAATTACACCACAAAGACAAGCAATTATTCGTTATCTAATTACTTCTCATTCACATCCAACAGCGGATGAAATTTATCAAGCACTTTCACCTGATTTTCCAAATATTAGTGTTGCGACGATATATAATAATCTTAGAGTATTTAAAAGTATTGGTATTGTAAAAGAATTGACGTACGGCGATGCTTCAAGTAGATTCGACTTTAATACCCATAACCATTATCATGTTATTTGTGAAAAATGTGGTAAGATAGTTGATTTTCATTATCCGCAATTAGATGAAGTGGAACAACTTGCTCAACATATAACTGAATTTGACGTAACACATCATCGTATGGAAATATATGGGATTTGCAAAGAATGCAAAGGTAAAGAAGAATAGAGAATACAATTAAATTGATATTTGATTAAGAGGCTAGAGCAATTACATGTTCTAGCCTTTTTTATTTTTAAAGTAGAGAAACTTTTTAAATAAGAGAGAAGCTACTTTATAAAACTTGAGAACATCATTTAAATATCTAGAGTCATTTAAACTACAAATTGAAAGAGTTTTATCTTAATGCATCAAGCTATAAAGTATATGAAAGCGCTTATGCTTGAATAATAATATTGATTAGATCATTAAAGAAATTAATCATCATAAATTATTAGTGGGTTAATTGAAGAAAGATAAAAATAGAGATAATTTATTTGTTTTATAGAAGAGATAATAGGTATATTGATATTAAATTAACAATAAAATGAACTAATAAACTAAAGAAAATAACTAGTTATTCAATGTAATTAGTATAAAATATACTCTATATAATAAAAGGATACATCACACGTGAAATATTAAACTTATTTTTGTCTTGAATATGATTGACGTTCTAAATTAATCTTGCTATTATATAAAAGTCGTCAAAAACAGATAACATTTCTTGAAAGACAAAGTTAAGTATTTTAAATTAATGTTAAGAAAGTGTAATTTTGACTATTGAAAACAATACAAAAACATTATAAGATATTAAATGTTGAAATAATCAATTAAGTTTAGAACTGATAAAAAAGTTAAAAAAGTTCTTGACAAGAGATATTGATTGTTGATACAATTAATAAATGTAATTGTTAAAATGAACATTGAAAACTGAATGACAATATGTCAACGTTAATTCCAATAAACGTAACTTTAAGTTACAAACACTATTTAGTATTATGAGCTAATCAAACATCATAAATTTTTATGGAGAGTTTGATCCTGGCTCAGGATGAACGCTGGCGGCGTGCCTAATACATGCAAGTCGAGCGAACAGACGAGGAGCTTGCTCCTCTGACGTTAGCGGCGGACGGGTGAGTAACACGTGGGTAACCTACCTATAAGACTGGGATAACTTCGGGAAACCGGAGCTAATACCGGATAATATTTTGAACCGCATGGTTCAATAGTGAAAGATGGCTCTGCTATCACTTATAGATGGACCCGCGCCGTATTAGCTAGTTGGTAAGGTAACGGCTTACCAAGGCGACGATACGTAGCCGACCTGAGAGGGTGATCGGCCACACTGGAACTGAGACACGGTCCAGACTCCTACGGGAGGCAGCAGTAGGGAATCTTCCGCAATGGGCGAAAGCCTGACGGAGCAACGCCGCGTGAGTGATGAAGGTCTTCGGATCGTAAAACTCTGTTATTAGGGAAGAACATACGTGTAAGTAACTGTGCACGTCTTGACGGTACCTAATCAGAAAGCCACGGCTAACTACGTGCCAGCAGCCGCGGTAATACGTAGGTGGCAAGCGTTATCCGGAATTATTGGGCGTAAAGCGCGCGTAGGCGGTTTTTTAAGTCTGATGTGAAAGCCCACGGCTCAACCGTGGAGGGTCATTGGAAACTGGAAAACTTGAGTGCAGAAGAGGAAAGTGGAATTCCATGTGTAGCGGTGAAATGCGCAGAGATATGGAGGAACACCAGTGGCGAAGGCGACTTTCTGGTCTGTAACTGACGCTGATGTGCGAAAGCGTGGGGATCAAACAGGATTAGATACCCTGGTAGTCCACGCCGTAAACGATGAGTGCTAAGTGTTAGGGGGTTTCCGCCCCTTAGTGCTGCAGCTAACGCATTAAGCACTCCGCCTGGGGAGTACGACCGCAAGGTTGAAACTCAAAGGAATTGACGGGGACCCGCACAAGCGGTGGAGCATGTGGTTTAATTCGAAGCAACGCGAAGAACCTTACCAAATCTTGACATCCTTTGACCACTCTAGAGATAGAGTTTTCCCCTTCGGGGGACAAAGTGACAGGTGGTGCATGGTTGTCGTCAGCTCGTGTCGTGAGATGTTGGGTTAAGTCCCGCAACGAGCGCAACCCTTAAGCTTAGTTGCCATCATTTAGTTGGGCACTCTAAGTTGACTGCCGGTGACAAACCGGAGGAAGGTGGGGATGACGTCAAATCATCATGCCCCTTATGATTTGGGCTACACACGTGCTACAATGGACAATACAAAGGGTAGCGAAACCGCGAGGTCAAGCAAATCCCATAAAGTTGTTCTCAGTTCGGATTGTAGTCTGCAACTCGACTACATGAAGCTGGAATCGCTAGTAATCGTAGATCAGCATGCTACGGTGAATACGTTCCCGGGTCTTGTACACACCGCCCGTCACACCACGAGAGTTTGTAACACCCGAAGC encodes:
- a CDS encoding glutamate-1-semialdehyde 2,1-aminomutase; amino-acid sequence: MKFTESERLQKLSNEYILGGVNSPSRSYKAVGGGAPVVMREGHGAYLYDVDGNKFIDYLQAYGPIITGHAHPHITEAIQDQAAKGVLYGTPTELEIDFSKKLREAIPSLEKIRFVNSGTEAVMTTIRVARAYTKRNKIIKFAGSYHGHSDLVLVAAGSGPSQLGSPDSAGVPESVAREVITVPFNDVESYREAMKHWGDEVAAVLVEPIVGNFGMVEPQPGFLEEVNKITHDYGALVIYDEVITAFRFHYGAAQDLLNVYPDLTAFGKIIGGGLPIGGYGGRQDIMEHVAPLGPAYQAGTMAGNPLSMRAGIALLEVLEQEGVYEKLDALGKRLEDGLNKLIDKHNITATINRVYGSLTLYFTDEKITHYEQVENSDGEAFAKFFKLMLNQGINLAPSKFEAWFLTTEHTEEDIDKTLEAADYAFSQMK
- the bcp gene encoding thioredoxin-dependent thiol peroxidase, which produces MLNKGEQFPEFKLENQNGEWITNETLKGNKAILYFYPRDNTPTCTTEACDFRDNLALFNDRDVQVYGISGDSKKKHQNFINKHNLNFDLLVDEDYQLSKATGVYQLKKSFGKESMGIVRTTFVIDEDGYIIDVIEKVKVKTQLDELKQILG
- a CDS encoding phosphoglycerate dehydrogenase, encoding MKIVSLKRLGDIESELKNKYPDLDFSFFKKAEEIPEELKKELDILIGYSSGVDKAFIESCPNLKWIAWYATGVNNLPLEHIKEREIILTNTRGVQAKQLAEFILAFILDDYKKMRTSYINQKEHKYDSTLTGRRLDGEEILFLGTGAIAQRTVKLLSPFEVEIVGVSKSGREKPGFNQTFKIEDLDNIIGEADIVINSLPETQETYHLLNQSHFKKMKNEALFINVGRGTIIAEEDIVEVLKNRLIRHAYLDVFENEPLEADNPLYNLDNVTITAHITGNDVSIKKDATEIFERNLDDFLNKKEVNENRVDLDKGY
- the perR gene encoding peroxide-responsive transcriptional repressor PerR, with amino-acid sequence MSAELESIEHELEESIAALRKAGIRITPQRQAIIRYLITSHSHPTADEIYQALSPDFPNISVATIYNNLRVFKSIGIVKELTYGDASSRFDFNTHNHYHVICEKCGKIVDFHYPQLDEVEQLAQHITEFDVTHHRMEIYGICKECKGKEE